In a single window of the Leptospira sanjuanensis genome:
- the moaCB gene encoding bifunctional molybdenum cofactor biosynthesis protein MoaC/MoaB, giving the protein MIDITEKKISLRSATAEGFVYCTPETLKRIKENSLPKGDLFGVAKASGLLASKKTSDLIPHCHPVNIDSFDLTFELVERGVRILASGKSIGKTGIEMEVLTGLSVAALTIYDLLKPIDKELEISSVRLLEKKGGKSETQISKFADGAKAAILVCSDSTFAGKREDASGKVIEDIFKESNVQLADYRIVPDEPEEIRKKVLSWVELGIDLIVTTGGTGLGPRDNTTDTVRALLDQEIPGIAEAMRSFGQDRTPYAMLSRSLAGRIKKTLVVCVPGSSNGARESLKAIFPAIFHAKKMMRGEGH; this is encoded by the coding sequence ATGATCGATATTACTGAAAAAAAAATCAGCCTTCGTTCGGCGACGGCTGAGGGGTTCGTATATTGTACGCCCGAAACCCTGAAAAGAATTAAGGAGAATTCCCTGCCGAAAGGCGATCTTTTCGGAGTCGCAAAGGCAAGCGGTTTGCTCGCATCAAAAAAAACTTCCGACCTGATTCCCCATTGTCATCCGGTCAATATCGATTCATTCGATCTTACGTTCGAATTGGTGGAGAGGGGCGTAAGAATTCTCGCAAGCGGAAAATCGATCGGAAAGACCGGAATCGAAATGGAAGTGTTGACCGGTTTGAGCGTCGCCGCTCTGACGATTTACGATTTGTTAAAACCGATCGATAAGGAATTGGAGATTTCTTCCGTTCGTCTTTTGGAAAAGAAGGGCGGTAAGAGCGAGACGCAAATTTCCAAATTTGCGGATGGAGCAAAAGCCGCCATTCTGGTTTGTTCCGATTCCACGTTTGCGGGCAAACGAGAGGATGCTTCAGGCAAAGTCATCGAAGATATATTCAAAGAATCGAATGTACAATTGGCCGATTACCGGATCGTTCCCGATGAGCCGGAGGAGATCCGAAAGAAAGTTCTTTCTTGGGTCGAACTCGGAATCGATCTCATCGTGACCACGGGTGGAACGGGCCTTGGACCGAGAGACAACACGACGGATACGGTAAGGGCTTTATTGGATCAGGAAATTCCGGGAATCGCGGAAGCGATGCGATCCTTTGGCCAAGATAGAACTCCGTATGCGATGTTGTCCCGTTCCTTGGCGGGGAGAATCAAAAAGACTTTGGTCGTATGTGTGCCGGGCAGCTCCAACGGTGCAAGAGAAAGTCTCAAGGCGATTTTTCCGGCGATCTTTCACGCAAAAAAAATGATGCGGGGAGAAGGGCATTGA
- a CDS encoding molybdopterin molybdotransferase MoeA: MISIEEAISKILSQIPKSEIEVLPLKETLGRVLAQDISADRDYPPFPRSTMDGYAIRSDRYESGKVYHCKKEVFAGMESVLDPGEEIVKIMTGAAVPAGLDAVIKIEESEEVSKNSSETQVRLNSKKVFQYLNIALQGEDLKRGDFVLKTGTKILMPEISLLASLGIDRVSVSSLPKVTIISTGNEVIPIDAKPNPVQIRDSNSYSLLAMLRKYEIIPQAALLVPDEESKIDRALEQGLNSDILLLSGGVSMGSMDLVPPLLKRLGVEEVFHKVHLKPGKPIWFGRKEKTAVFGLPGNPFSVQVCARLFLDPYIRAYLGLPILPAQRYSFFGMRKKKNSLPEYFPVCFETKELTGIAAKSFNGSGDIRAGLSSDGIALHPPDRSEINDGDVLDFLPW, encoded by the coding sequence TTGATCTCCATCGAAGAAGCGATTTCGAAAATTCTGTCGCAGATTCCGAAGTCGGAGATCGAAGTTCTTCCCTTAAAGGAAACCCTAGGAAGAGTATTGGCGCAGGATATTTCCGCGGATCGGGATTATCCTCCTTTTCCTCGTTCGACTATGGACGGTTATGCGATTCGGAGCGATCGATATGAATCCGGCAAAGTCTATCACTGTAAAAAAGAGGTCTTTGCGGGAATGGAATCCGTTCTCGATCCAGGAGAAGAAATCGTTAAGATCATGACCGGTGCGGCCGTTCCGGCGGGTTTGGACGCCGTGATTAAAATCGAGGAAAGCGAAGAAGTCTCCAAAAATTCTTCCGAAACGCAAGTGCGTTTGAACTCGAAAAAAGTATTCCAATATTTGAATATAGCTCTTCAGGGAGAGGATTTAAAACGGGGCGATTTCGTTTTAAAAACGGGAACGAAGATCCTGATGCCGGAAATTTCTTTGCTGGCTTCGTTAGGAATCGATCGGGTTTCCGTGAGTTCTCTTCCGAAAGTTACGATCATCTCGACCGGAAACGAGGTCATTCCGATCGACGCAAAGCCGAATCCGGTTCAGATTCGGGATTCCAATTCCTATTCGTTGCTCGCGATGTTGCGCAAATACGAAATCATCCCTCAGGCCGCACTTCTTGTTCCGGATGAAGAATCGAAAATCGACCGGGCCTTGGAACAAGGATTAAATTCGGACATTCTTCTTTTGTCCGGCGGTGTTTCTATGGGAAGTATGGATTTGGTTCCGCCCTTGTTAAAACGACTTGGAGTCGAGGAAGTTTTTCACAAAGTTCATCTCAAACCCGGTAAGCCGATTTGGTTCGGTCGCAAGGAAAAAACCGCGGTGTTCGGTTTGCCCGGAAATCCGTTCAGCGTCCAGGTTTGTGCGAGACTTTTTTTGGATCCTTATATTCGAGCCTACCTGGGTTTGCCTATTCTACCGGCCCAAAGATATTCATTTTTTGGAATGCGTAAAAAGAAGAATTCTTTGCCGGAATACTTTCCGGTTTGTTTCGAGACGAAGGAACTGACCGGTATTGCGGCAAAGTCGTTTAACGGAAGCGGCGATATTCGAGCGGGATTGTCTTCGGACGGAATCGCCTTACATCCACCGGACCGATCGGAAATCAACGACGGAGACGTTCTGGATTTTCTTCCTTGGTAA
- a CDS encoding hybrid sensor histidine kinase/response regulator translates to MIQNLPISAPARISFLYLLLASAWIFFSDQFISLLSFDPFILTTLQTYKGWAFVTTTTVLLFFILNRYFLLLKKETEEQKAAETALIESERRFRVTLENINLIGLGLDSEANITFCNDYLLNLSGWKREEIIGKNWFDYFLPEQEKDQVRSIFKEAVKTKTLPLHYDNYLQTRSGEKRLIQWDNTLLQNAEGDVIGTISIGTDITDRKKAESDRLELERRLLHAQKLESLGVLAGGIAHDFNNLLGGIFGYIDLAREKVSDDDPIARHLDKAINVFNRARDLTQQLLTFAKGGKPIRKTGSLAPLLNDCVLFALSGSNVSCHFDIDPNLCLCDFDENQIHQVIENIIINSIQSMPLGGTIQVTAKNAYLPKDNAKHLQEGEYALISVKDSGIGIPKDLLSRIFEPFFTTKQKGTGLGLATSYSIIQKHDGGIEVISEPGLGSTFNIYLPMSKNKIEGVHKRDPKYHQGRGKILIMDDEEFILEIFSDMLERMGYTTAHAKNGAEAIQLFTKARDSRRPFDVLIFDLTIPGGMGGEKTISEIRKIDPDVIAIASSGYSEDPIISSPKEYGFHASLRKPFRKSDLAELLEKVFDGKRVLRS, encoded by the coding sequence ATGATTCAAAATTTGCCGATTTCAGCCCCCGCTCGAATTTCTTTCTTATACTTGCTTCTTGCATCGGCTTGGATTTTTTTTTCCGATCAATTTATCAGTTTATTGTCGTTTGATCCTTTCATTCTTACAACTCTGCAAACATACAAAGGCTGGGCCTTCGTTACGACCACGACGGTCTTATTATTCTTCATATTGAATCGCTATTTTCTTCTTTTAAAAAAAGAAACCGAAGAACAGAAGGCGGCCGAAACGGCATTGATCGAATCCGAAAGACGATTCAGAGTCACTCTTGAAAATATAAATCTGATCGGATTGGGGCTTGATTCCGAGGCGAACATTACCTTTTGCAACGATTACCTTTTAAACCTAAGCGGATGGAAACGCGAAGAAATCATCGGTAAAAACTGGTTCGATTATTTTTTGCCGGAACAAGAGAAAGATCAAGTTCGCTCTATTTTTAAAGAAGCGGTCAAAACAAAAACTCTTCCCTTACATTACGATAATTATCTCCAGACGAGAAGCGGCGAGAAAAGATTGATTCAATGGGACAATACCCTTCTTCAAAACGCCGAGGGAGACGTAATCGGAACGATCAGCATCGGCACCGATATCACGGATCGAAAAAAGGCGGAATCCGATCGTCTCGAATTGGAACGAAGATTGCTGCATGCCCAAAAACTGGAAAGTCTGGGGGTACTTGCGGGGGGAATCGCTCACGACTTCAACAACCTACTCGGAGGAATTTTCGGTTATATAGATCTTGCGCGCGAAAAGGTCAGCGACGACGATCCGATCGCAAGGCATCTCGATAAGGCGATCAACGTGTTCAATCGTGCGAGAGATTTGACGCAACAACTTCTTACCTTTGCAAAAGGAGGAAAACCGATTCGTAAGACCGGTTCGTTGGCTCCTTTGTTAAACGACTGTGTTCTTTTCGCATTGAGCGGCTCGAACGTTTCCTGCCATTTCGATATCGATCCGAACCTTTGTCTTTGCGATTTCGACGAAAACCAAATCCATCAAGTCATCGAAAACATCATCATCAATTCCATTCAATCCATGCCGTTGGGAGGAACGATTCAAGTTACCGCAAAGAACGCGTATCTTCCGAAAGACAATGCGAAACACTTGCAAGAAGGTGAATATGCTCTCATCTCCGTGAAAGACAGCGGAATCGGAATTCCCAAGGATCTCCTTTCCCGAATTTTTGAACCGTTCTTTACGACGAAACAAAAAGGAACCGGACTCGGACTGGCAACTTCGTATTCCATCATTCAAAAACACGACGGAGGAATCGAAGTCATCTCCGAGCCGGGCTTAGGAAGCACGTTCAACATTTATCTCCCGATGTCCAAAAATAAAATCGAAGGCGTTCACAAACGCGATCCGAAATATCATCAAGGCCGGGGAAAAATTCTCATTATGGACGATGAAGAATTCATTCTCGAAATTTTTTCGGATATGCTGGAAAGAATGGGTTATACGACGGCACATGCAAAGAACGGAGCCGAAGCCATTCAACTTTTTACGAAAGCGAGGGATTCCCGCCGGCCGTTCGATGTTTTGATTTTCGATCTTACGATTCCAGGCGGCATGGGCGGCGAAAAAACGATTTCCGAAATCAGAAAGATCGATCCCGATGTGATTGCGATCGCTTCCAGCGGTTATTCGGAAGATCCGATCATCTCTTCCCCGAAGGAATACGGTTTTCATGCAAGTCTTAGAAAACCGTTTCGCAAAAGCGATCTCGCAGAGTTGTTGGAAAAGGTTTTCGACGGAAAACGGGTTCTTCGATCGTAA
- a CDS encoding MFS transporter: MISALRFFLPAKPKPLLPKDEIDRQYPRFRWRILEATFIGYAVFYLVRNNFPVVSKEMGEALHYNQEQITNILAVTAITYGLGKFVMGALSDRSNPKYFMPLGLILTAVCNFIFGSSSSYEVHFYLWALNGLVQGMGWPPCGRSLGHWFGVTERGAKFAIWNIAHNVGGGLVGVVAAYSAAWWGWRNAFYIPASIAIVTAVYLLFRLVDTPQSVGLPPIEEYQEDPEKESRISAQEQERELSFREIIVGSVLKNYYIWTFALANFFVYVVRYSLTDIGPTYLKFAKGATLEKGGVSTLIYEFAGIGSTLLVGWGSDKLGGKRGMVSFLCMLPILSALIALLFTPPGHLWLDLTLFGVVGFFIYPPVMLLGVAGLDFTSKKAVGTAAGFIGLFGYLGRTALSKAIGWLSKQPGFHWEQSLYLIIASTLIALALLAITWSWKPKA; encoded by the coding sequence ATGATTTCAGCTCTGCGTTTCTTTCTTCCCGCAAAACCGAAACCTCTTTTACCGAAAGATGAAATCGATCGGCAGTATCCTCGATTTCGGTGGAGAATTTTAGAGGCAACCTTTATCGGTTATGCGGTTTTTTATCTTGTCAGAAATAATTTCCCCGTCGTTTCCAAAGAAATGGGGGAGGCTCTTCATTACAACCAAGAGCAGATTACGAATATTCTCGCGGTTACAGCGATCACGTACGGTCTTGGAAAATTTGTGATGGGCGCTTTGTCCGATCGAAGCAATCCGAAATACTTTATGCCTTTGGGTTTGATTTTAACCGCGGTTTGTAATTTTATTTTCGGATCTTCCAGTTCATACGAGGTTCATTTTTATCTCTGGGCTTTGAACGGATTGGTTCAAGGAATGGGCTGGCCTCCTTGCGGACGTTCTCTTGGACATTGGTTCGGAGTGACGGAAAGAGGCGCTAAATTCGCGATTTGGAATATTGCGCACAACGTCGGCGGCGGTTTAGTCGGCGTCGTCGCCGCTTACAGCGCGGCTTGGTGGGGTTGGAGAAACGCGTTCTATATTCCCGCGTCGATTGCGATCGTAACCGCGGTATATCTTCTTTTTCGATTAGTGGATACTCCGCAGTCCGTGGGTCTTCCTCCGATCGAAGAATATCAAGAAGATCCGGAAAAAGAATCCAGAATTTCCGCGCAAGAACAGGAAAGGGAACTGTCGTTTCGGGAAATCATAGTCGGTTCCGTATTAAAGAATTATTATATTTGGACGTTTGCCCTCGCAAACTTTTTCGTCTATGTGGTTCGCTATAGTTTAACGGATATCGGTCCTACATATCTCAAGTTCGCAAAAGGAGCGACGTTGGAAAAAGGCGGGGTCAGCACCCTGATTTATGAATTCGCAGGAATCGGTTCCACGTTATTGGTGGGTTGGGGTTCGGATAAGCTCGGAGGTAAAAGGGGAATGGTGAGTTTTCTTTGTATGCTCCCCATTTTATCCGCTTTGATCGCCTTATTATTTACCCCACCCGGTCATCTTTGGTTGGATTTGACGTTGTTCGGCGTGGTCGGCTTTTTTATTTATCCGCCTGTGATGTTGTTAGGCGTTGCCGGTTTGGATTTTACCTCCAAAAAGGCGGTCGGAACCGCTGCGGGATTTATCGGTCTGTTCGGATATTTGGGAAGAACGGCGCTTTCGAAAGCGATCGGGTGGCTGAGCAAACAACCGGGCTTTCATTGGGAACAATCTTTGTATTTGATTATTGCTTCGACTTTGATCGCTCTTGCGCTGCTTGCGATTACTTGGAGCTGGAAACCGAAGGCCTAA
- a CDS encoding DUF1554 domain-containing protein has protein sequence MRKQTLFLIPILILFQCAQADKVQFDASKGLGGVIQIVATEVVNTPVNGNQQSGGSSGSNGISYGGHISGLVSGSITLSNGSSNVILTPTSPGITGGAGSYQFSSSLSSGSSYDVSISSFPANLSCNIYNYSGTASATVTDIDVYCYSVVITSTLTIVEGTSNPSNNFSLSLSHPPGPVAGSSVSVTYPSFPSNLSVTSALPTTLSTTTVNRTVNATNETGTPDFANESETITARVAQSIGSATNVSVTSDITITDNDKRMYLAPIASGTGNTGGKAGADTICNSNKPGYITGSVAAMIGTSTRKPLPTPSSDWPLKPLYTYYRDNTTTIIANSNSGAILPFSWSNKVSGNAGVTAAFACPAMGSPACGYITGMDNTWTVLLGQNCGNWTSNSSSASGMTGWAGSTDSNALSYFASACDTIGSSANIICVEL, from the coding sequence ATGCGTAAACAAACCCTTTTTCTCATTCCTATTCTGATTCTTTTTCAATGCGCTCAAGCGGACAAGGTTCAGTTCGACGCTTCCAAAGGTTTAGGCGGCGTGATCCAAATTGTTGCCACGGAAGTCGTTAATACGCCCGTAAACGGCAATCAGCAAAGCGGCGGATCAAGCGGGAGCAACGGCATTTCTTACGGTGGACATATTTCCGGACTTGTGAGCGGAAGTATTACTCTTTCCAACGGAAGTTCCAATGTGATCCTCACCCCCACTTCTCCGGGGATTACGGGTGGTGCGGGGAGTTATCAATTCTCTTCTTCTCTGAGCAGCGGTTCCTCTTACGATGTTTCCATTTCTTCGTTTCCCGCAAATCTTTCCTGTAACATTTATAATTATTCCGGTACGGCCTCCGCCACAGTTACGGATATAGACGTTTATTGCTATTCGGTCGTGATTACTTCAACCCTTACAATCGTAGAAGGAACGTCCAATCCTTCGAATAATTTTTCTCTGAGTCTTTCCCATCCGCCGGGTCCGGTTGCGGGTTCGTCCGTAAGCGTGACTTATCCTAGTTTTCCTTCAAACCTAAGCGTCACTTCCGCATTACCGACAACTCTTTCCACGACGACCGTCAATCGCACGGTCAACGCTACGAACGAAACAGGCACTCCCGACTTTGCAAATGAGAGCGAGACGATCACGGCAAGAGTGGCTCAATCGATAGGAAGTGCGACTAACGTTTCCGTGACTTCGGACATTACGATCACCGATAATGATAAAAGAATGTATCTTGCTCCGATTGCGAGCGGAACCGGTAACACGGGCGGAAAGGCGGGAGCGGATACGATCTGCAACTCGAATAAACCCGGTTATATTACCGGATCCGTCGCGGCTATGATCGGAACGTCCACAAGAAAACCGTTACCGACTCCGAGCAGCGACTGGCCGTTGAAACCTCTTTATACATATTACAGAGACAACACAACCACGATTATCGCAAACTCCAATAGCGGAGCGATTCTTCCTTTTTCTTGGAGCAATAAAGTCAGCGGTAACGCGGGAGTTACCGCAGCGTTCGCTTGCCCTGCGATGGGAAGCCCTGCCTGCGGTTATATTACGGGAATGGACAATACTTGGACCGTTCTATTAGGTCAAAACTGCGGCAACTGGACGAGCAATTCTTCGTCTGCGAGTGGAATGACCGGTTGGGCCGGCAGCACAGATTCGAACGCACTATCTTACTTTGCTTCGGCCTGTGATACGATCGGTTCTTCCGCAAATATTATCTGCGTAGAACTTTAA
- a CDS encoding inorganic diphosphatase encodes MVHPWHDISPGDQVPEIVNGVIEIKRGSRAKYEVDKEYGILKLDRVLYSSFYYPANYGFIPQSYCGDHDPLDILVLSQVELEPLCLVKAKVVGVMRMLDSGEEDDKIIAVAANDMSVNHINDISELPPHFTLELKHFFEDYKKLENKTVVIEEFQNAELARKIVLDSLELYKKTFPKK; translated from the coding sequence ATGGTACACCCTTGGCATGATATTTCCCCCGGCGATCAAGTTCCGGAAATCGTAAACGGCGTCATCGAAATCAAACGCGGCAGCCGTGCAAAATACGAAGTCGATAAAGAATACGGGATTCTCAAACTCGACCGAGTTTTATACTCTTCTTTTTATTATCCGGCCAATTACGGATTTATTCCTCAGTCGTATTGCGGGGATCACGATCCTCTCGACATTCTCGTTTTATCGCAAGTGGAACTAGAGCCTTTGTGTTTAGTAAAAGCGAAAGTCGTCGGAGTGATGAGAATGTTGGATTCGGGAGAAGAAGACGACAAGATTATCGCGGTCGCGGCGAACGATATGTCCGTAAATCATATCAACGATATTTCCGAACTTCCACCGCACTTCACATTGGAACTCAAACATTTCTTTGAAGATTATAAAAAACTCGAAAACAAAACGGTCGTCATTGAAGAATTTCAGAACGCCGAATTGGCGAGAAAGATCGTTTTGGATTCTTTGGAATTGTATAAGAAAACATTTCCGAAAAAATGA
- a CDS encoding lysophospholipid acyltransferase family protein — MIRYIPSFIFVYLFYLPFRILPYRLCLLYGRFLVILLYPFARKHRKIAYDNISHAFPEYTEAQKKELVWKSILHIGNLVAGTLFAPRLNQKWMDRYLVYDPESLAIEKKTNEEGIGVVLISGHFGTWEILVQFMGIRMKGGGIYKKVRNPFVDKLIYKLRTKNNIRLVSTEESSQVTKMLKQGYWVGFGSDQNAGKVGIFVNFFNRPASTYQGPALMAYLTGAKMLLYSVLCGEHGKVIVRVKDLGYVDKKAFPDRETAIRHYTEVWTKALEEEVRLYPEQYFWVHRRWRTKPGDFPGQV; from the coding sequence TTGATTCGTTATATACCGTCTTTTATCTTTGTTTATCTTTTTTATCTTCCGTTTCGAATTTTACCGTATCGTTTGTGTCTTTTATACGGAAGATTTCTTGTCATTCTTTTGTATCCGTTTGCGAGAAAGCATAGAAAAATCGCGTATGATAATATATCACACGCATTTCCGGAATATACGGAAGCACAGAAAAAGGAACTCGTCTGGAAGAGTATTCTCCATATCGGAAATCTCGTAGCGGGAACCTTATTCGCGCCGCGCTTGAACCAAAAATGGATGGATCGTTATCTCGTATATGATCCTGAATCTTTAGCGATCGAAAAGAAAACCAACGAAGAAGGAATCGGGGTCGTTTTGATTTCGGGTCACTTTGGTACTTGGGAAATCCTCGTTCAGTTTATGGGAATCCGCATGAAAGGCGGAGGGATTTATAAAAAAGTAAGAAACCCGTTCGTAGATAAACTGATTTATAAACTCAGAACAAAGAACAACATCAGACTCGTTTCCACCGAAGAATCCAGCCAAGTCACGAAGATGTTGAAGCAGGGATATTGGGTAGGATTCGGTTCGGATCAAAACGCGGGCAAGGTGGGAATCTTCGTAAACTTTTTCAATCGTCCCGCTTCCACATATCAAGGCCCGGCATTGATGGCCTATCTCACCGGAGCCAAAATGCTTTTGTATTCGGTTCTTTGCGGTGAACACGGAAAGGTAATCGTTCGCGTAAAAGACCTAGGTTATGTGGATAAGAAGGCCTTTCCCGATCGCGAAACCGCGATCCGTCATTATACGGAAGTTTGGACAAAGGCTTTAGAAGAAGAAGTGAGATTGTATCCGGAACAATACTTTTGGGTTCACAGAAGATGGAGAACCAAACCCGGAGATTTTCCCGGACAAGTTTAA
- a CDS encoding 7-carboxy-7-deazaguanine synthase QueE, whose product MDNLKTSVHEIYLSLSGEGISTGIPTVFVRMAGCSLRCGMTIGRRLWCDTPYALSPSAGEEMSLNQVLNRIQELSPVQTQILLTGGEPLEGKNRDFSVALGEEIFRIRNTNGSYPRPRVETNGAESIEGLDHFVFTLDYKLPGSGMEDRMNLKNLEIYKERKNELDEIKFVIRDRIDFERCLEVIENRKLSGNLLASPVQGELSAELLAEWMKSSLGSGLRLSLQTHKYIWGDKRGV is encoded by the coding sequence ATGGACAATCTGAAAACCTCCGTACATGAAATCTATCTTTCTCTTTCCGGGGAAGGAATTTCCACGGGCATTCCCACCGTGTTCGTTCGTATGGCCGGTTGTTCTCTTCGATGCGGAATGACGATCGGCAGAAGATTGTGGTGCGATACTCCGTATGCTTTGTCGCCGAGCGCGGGAGAAGAGATGAGTTTGAATCAAGTCTTGAATCGGATTCAAGAACTGAGTCCCGTGCAGACGCAGATTCTTCTTACCGGAGGCGAACCGCTGGAAGGAAAAAACAGAGATTTCAGCGTCGCATTGGGCGAAGAAATTTTTAGAATAAGAAACACGAACGGTTCTTATCCAAGACCGAGAGTGGAAACGAACGGAGCAGAATCGATCGAAGGATTGGATCACTTCGTTTTTACTTTGGATTATAAGCTTCCGGGTTCCGGTATGGAAGATCGGATGAATCTGAAGAATTTGGAAATCTATAAAGAAAGAAAGAATGAGTTGGATGAGATTAAGTTTGTGATCCGGGATCGAATCGATTTTGAAAGATGTTTGGAAGTAATCGAAAACCGGAAATTATCGGGAAATCTTTTAGCTTCTCCGGTTCAGGGAGAATTGTCCGCGGAGCTTCTCGCGGAATGGATGAAGTCTTCCTTAGGTTCGGGGCTTCGTCTTTCTTTACAAACGCATAAATACATTTGGGGCGATAAGAGGGGAGTTTAG